A window of Streptomyces broussonetiae genomic DNA:
CGCACGCACGCTCGATCCCTACGGCAAGCTCTTCGAGGACCGGATCGTCTTCCTCGGCACCCCGCTCGACGACACGGCGGCCAATGACGTGATGTCCCAGTTGATGTACCTCGAACACGCGGCTCCCGAGCGGGACATCACGCTCTACATCAACTCCCCCGGCGGCACCTTTCAGGCGATGACCTCGGTCTACGACACGCTGCGTTACGTCAGTTGCGACGTGGCGACCTACTGCCTGGGCCAGGCGGTCTCCTGTGCCACGCTGCTGCTCGCGGCCGGCACCCCGGGCAAGCGGTTCGCCCTGCCCGGCGCACGCATGGTGCTCGAGCAGCCCCGGCTGGCCGAGCCGGTGGAGGGGCAGCCCAGCGACCTCCTCATCCAGGCCGCGGAGTTGACCCGGATGCGGGCGGTCACGGAGGAGGTGCTGGTACGGCACACCGGGCGCACGGCGGAGCAGGTGCACGCCGACCTGGAACGGGACCTCGTGCTGGACGCCCCGGCCGCCCTGGCCTACGGTCTGGTGGACGGCATCGTGCCCAGCCGGCGGAGCACACCCGGCGCATCGGACGCGAGGTAGCCGACGATGCTTCCGGAGTTGCCGCCACTGCCCGCGCTGACCCGCGCCGAGGGCGAACTGATCGACAGTTACCTGACAGCGGTCGACCTGCTGGGCAGGATCAACCCCGCCGCCGGCGGGGGCACCTACAGCGGTCTGCGCGCGGCCCAGGCGCTGGTCCGCAAGGCCGCAGAGCTGCGCGACGCCCTCGCGTTGATGCACCAGCGGGGCGAGACGGAGCTGCACGGGGACACACTGGCACGGGCCTTGCGGGTGCTGGACGGTGAGCGCCGTACTGCGCGCGTCGCGCTCCCGCCCGACGGAGTCGGCTGATCCGGACGCCCGGGCGTCCCGAGGGAACCGCGGTGTCGACACATGTCGTTCGGACCGGACTCGAAACGATCCGAACGACGTACCCCCGAGCGGCGTATCTCCCGATCGTTTTCCGGGTCTTGCGTGGTGCGCACGACGCCGCTGCGGGGATCACGCGAATGCGCGTCGCCCCAGGTCCGGTGCTACGTACGAGATCTGACGGCGCCTCGAACGCAGTACTGTCCACCCGAACGGGTGAGTGGTGAGTAACGCCACAAATCCCCGGTTCCGTTGGGATTTTCCGACTGTTGTGGGTGAAGATCCCTGACTGACGACAAGCCCCCGCCACCGCGGCGGGGCGATCCGGGCGGACGCCGAGTCCTGCCGCCGCCCGGATGACCGGTCGACAGGAGTGGATCGGCAGGAGTGGAGGACCCAAGCAAGTCGGGTCGCCGGAGCAGATGTTCGTCTGTGCGTCACAGGCAGACGGCCACAGGCTCCGAGCGGCCCTTGGGGTGAAGCCGCGGCAACGCGGCCGGGCACCTTCGCCAGCCCGAATCCGACAGGTCATCCTTCACAGGCGGCTGACGAAGGGTTGCGCATGACTGCGCTGAATCGTGTCCCGTCGCTCATGGCCCGGGCCGGTACGGCCTCGGCTCTCACGCTTGCCGCCGTCGGCGGCTCGATCGTGGTCCCCGGGCTCGCCACCGACGCCTCGGCTGCGAGCCTCGCGACGAAAGCACTGCAGATCGCGGCCTCCAAGCAGGGCTCCCCGTACCAGTACGGGGCCACCGGGCCACGCCG
This region includes:
- a CDS encoding ATP-dependent Clp protease proteolytic subunit; protein product: MSRAFARHVLPEFTERTSSGARTLDPYGKLFEDRIVFLGTPLDDTAANDVMSQLMYLEHAAPERDITLYINSPGGTFQAMTSVYDTLRYVSCDVATYCLGQAVSCATLLLAAGTPGKRFALPGARMVLEQPRLAEPVEGQPSDLLIQAAELTRMRAVTEEVLVRHTGRTAEQVHADLERDLVLDAPAALAYGLVDGIVPSRRSTPGASDAR